One segment of Synergistales bacterium DNA contains the following:
- a CDS encoding ATPase produces MAVVPMASLSMVGPKDEVLGVARRLLLRGCFQPVPIDSVVDDREMRSALDTSGENPWEGLLAEMESLWETAGERPPLPDPARSGDLPSYEEIRGRVAALTEKLSAWERRRRELTAEVEQLEAARIFAEALEEAHIPLEAAAGGGILGIYTGSVTREDYDRLEDISAEVPLLVVPLARPGGHVWVMALTVSGYAEGAEQLLDSVSFRRFALGELLGGMGKDWRGEIQRRLDHHGRAIEGLAGAAEGYLERNRAGLERLYGQIYCMERVQEVCRRRGEMDDLYVVSGWLPADETEEVERMVDAEAPGTVIIAGSRPRTGGSRVPVFLRNLPGVRFFQDIVALYSTPAYTESDPSFFVAVTFCLFFGFMFGDIAHGLMLVAAAVLLRKTGILSRAFGAVLTLAGLSSTLFGVLYGSVFGDEHLIPGLWLSPMEDMGLLIQSALLLGIGVISAGMVMNTPRRYRRGVWGRLHCDIRGVAGLLLYWLAVVLAWAWLS; encoded by the coding sequence ATGGCAGTGGTGCCCATGGCTTCCCTCTCCATGGTGGGGCCGAAGGACGAGGTGCTCGGGGTGGCCCGTCGACTCCTCCTCCGGGGCTGTTTCCAGCCCGTGCCCATCGACAGCGTTGTGGATGACCGGGAGATGCGGTCGGCGCTCGACACCAGCGGGGAGAACCCCTGGGAAGGCCTGCTCGCCGAGATGGAATCACTCTGGGAGACCGCCGGGGAACGGCCGCCCCTGCCGGACCCGGCCCGGTCGGGCGACCTCCCCTCCTACGAGGAGATCCGTGGCCGTGTCGCCGCCCTGACGGAGAAGCTCTCTGCATGGGAGCGGCGCAGGAGGGAACTGACCGCCGAGGTGGAACAGCTGGAGGCGGCCCGTATCTTCGCCGAGGCCCTGGAAGAGGCCCACATACCCCTGGAGGCGGCGGCCGGAGGCGGTATCCTCGGGATCTACACCGGAAGTGTGACCAGGGAGGATTACGACCGGCTGGAGGATATCTCCGCCGAGGTGCCGCTGCTGGTGGTGCCCCTGGCGCGGCCGGGGGGGCATGTCTGGGTCATGGCGCTCACCGTTTCGGGCTACGCCGAAGGGGCGGAACAGCTGCTGGACTCGGTCTCCTTCCGGCGGTTCGCCCTAGGCGAGCTGCTTGGCGGTATGGGCAAAGACTGGCGTGGGGAGATCCAGCGTCGGCTCGACCACCACGGAAGGGCCATCGAGGGGCTCGCCGGGGCGGCGGAGGGCTATCTGGAGCGGAACCGGGCCGGCCTGGAGCGGCTCTACGGTCAGATCTACTGTATGGAGCGCGTCCAGGAGGTCTGCAGGCGCCGCGGCGAGATGGACGACCTCTATGTCGTCAGCGGCTGGCTGCCTGCCGACGAGACGGAGGAGGTGGAGCGGATGGTGGACGCCGAGGCCCCCGGCACCGTCATCATCGCCGGGTCGCGGCCGAGGACGGGTGGATCGCGGGTCCCGGTCTTCCTCAGGAACCTCCCCGGCGTCCGGTTCTTCCAGGATATCGTGGCCCTCTACAGCACACCCGCCTATACCGAGAGCGATCCCTCGTTCTTTGTGGCGGTGACCTTCTGTCTCTTTTTCGGCTTCATGTTCGGCGATATCGCCCACGGCCTCATGCTCGTCGCCGCGGCGGTGCTTCTCCGGAAAACGGGGATCCTCAGCCGGGCCTTCGGCGCGGTGCTGACCCTCGCCGGGCTCTCCTCGACGCTCTTCGGCGTTCTCTACGGGAGTGTCTTCGGCGACGAACACCTGATCCCCGGTCTCTGGCTCTCCCCGATGGAGGATATGGGCCTGCTCATCCAGTCGGCGCTCCTGCTGGGGATCGGGGTCATCAGCGCGGGGATGGTGATGAACACCCCCCGCCGCTACCGGAGGGGGGTGTGGGGACGGCTGCACTGCGATATACGGGGGGTGGCCGGGCTGCTGCTCTACTGGCTGGCGGTGGTGCTGGCCTGGGCCTGGCTCTC
- a CDS encoding V-type ATPase subunit has product MLQAYTLGMRASLASKARVLRGRMLPDDFFWNLLFRCDTVGEIARQLQRSRSYGPFLRGVETGGIHRSRLESLLSMVPFREAMRFRYLAGRPQRAVIEAWKKEYETDLLKRILRHLFSGDRERASLQERAAMLGPLSFPVEDLLACDALPEVLPHLEGTPYFEVLRPPLEQLDAKGGTLFPLEMAVDGFLMRRLFRAVERLQGRERSTLRRLFGARADLLNLYWCYRARRFFGMRPEEIVGRTLPYRYRLPKTTLRRLVFAPDLPSFFALLEGTWYGERLRRPTDMETGAAELVLERSMNRILREMALAGFRQGAPGVHTVMAYLLLRGFEVQDLTTIIEDVRYAFSKRMAVLFLVRPMEEVS; this is encoded by the coding sequence ATGCTTCAGGCCTACACGCTGGGCATGCGGGCCTCGCTGGCGTCGAAGGCCCGGGTCCTGCGGGGGCGGATGCTCCCGGACGATTTCTTCTGGAATCTGCTCTTCCGGTGCGACACGGTCGGGGAGATCGCGCGGCAGCTCCAGCGAAGCCGGAGCTACGGACCCTTCCTCCGTGGGGTGGAGACCGGGGGGATCCACCGCTCCCGGCTGGAGTCGCTCCTCTCGATGGTTCCCTTCCGCGAGGCGATGCGTTTCCGGTATCTCGCCGGGAGGCCCCAGCGGGCGGTCATCGAGGCCTGGAAGAAGGAGTACGAGACGGATCTGCTCAAGCGGATCCTCCGGCATCTCTTCTCCGGCGACAGGGAGCGGGCCTCCCTGCAGGAGCGCGCGGCGATGCTCGGTCCCCTTTCCTTCCCGGTGGAGGATCTGCTGGCCTGCGACGCGCTGCCGGAGGTGCTGCCCCACCTGGAGGGGACCCCCTACTTCGAGGTCCTCCGGCCGCCGCTGGAACAGCTCGATGCCAAGGGCGGCACCCTCTTTCCCCTGGAGATGGCCGTGGACGGTTTCCTTATGCGGAGGCTCTTCCGGGCCGTAGAGAGGCTGCAGGGCCGGGAGAGATCTACCCTTCGGCGGCTCTTCGGCGCCAGGGCGGATCTGCTGAACCTCTACTGGTGCTACCGGGCCAGGCGCTTTTTCGGGATGCGCCCCGAGGAGATCGTCGGCCGGACGCTTCCCTACCGGTACCGGCTGCCGAAGACGACGCTGCGGCGGCTCGTCTTCGCCCCCGATCTCCCATCGTTCTTCGCGCTGCTGGAGGGTACCTGGTACGGCGAGCGGCTCCGGCGTCCGACGGATATGGAGACCGGGGCGGCGGAGCTTGTCCTGGAGCGGAGCATGAACAGAATCCTTCGGGAGATGGCCCTGGCGGGCTTCCGGCAGGGTGCTCCGGGGGTCCATACCGTGATGGCCTATCTGTTGCTGCGTGGATTCGAGGTGCAGGACCTGACGACCATCATCGAGGACGTGCGCTACGCCTTCAGCAAGCGGATGGCGGTGCTCTTCCTGGTGAGGCCGATGGAGGAGGTGTCCTGA
- a CDS encoding Lrp/AsnC family transcriptional regulator yields MDETDRKILEELQRDGRVSFRELGRRIGLSGSAVIERVRRMEAEEVIVGYAALVDERKVGFPVKALTYMFTNFNNPDPHISDKIVAIPEVLRQWSITGDSDYCIEVVARSVENLEHVLAQLARLGKLSTSVALSWKEKRGCPIERSAANEEKVY; encoded by the coding sequence CTGGACGAGACAGACCGGAAGATCCTCGAAGAGCTGCAGCGGGATGGCCGGGTCTCCTTCCGGGAACTGGGACGGCGGATCGGGCTCTCCGGATCCGCCGTGATCGAGCGGGTGCGCCGGATGGAAGCCGAGGAGGTGATCGTAGGCTATGCCGCGCTGGTGGACGAGAGGAAGGTGGGCTTCCCCGTCAAGGCGCTCACCTACATGTTCACCAACTTCAACAATCCCGATCCCCACATCTCGGACAAAATCGTGGCCATCCCGGAGGTGCTCCGCCAGTGGAGCATCACCGGCGACAGCGACTACTGCATCGAGGTGGTCGCCCGCTCCGTGGAGAACCTGGAACATGTCCTCGCCCAGCTGGCCCGGCTGGGGAAACTCTCCACATCTGTCGCCCTCTCCTGGAAGGAGAAGCGGGGATGTCCCATCGAGAGGTCCGCAGCGAATGAAGAGAAGGTATACTGA
- a CDS encoding V-type ATP synthase subunit D, whose amino-acid sequence MGVAGNEAPTRGNMVQAEGALKLAVQGHDLLERKRQVLMMELVGRIRESRRVQERLRTVFENAYRSLQMANLSLGIDMVEEIADAVPEEEGFAVRLHSVMGVEVPDVDAVEPDPRPCYSFYGTSGAMDNAYLQAREMLALLARLAEVENSVYRLAVQIRKTYRRVNALEKVVIPSYRETIATIADVLEESDREDFVRMKIAKKTSPEREEG is encoded by the coding sequence ATGGGTGTGGCGGGGAACGAGGCCCCAACCAGGGGCAATATGGTCCAGGCCGAGGGTGCCCTGAAGCTGGCCGTGCAGGGCCACGATCTCCTGGAGCGGAAACGGCAGGTGCTGATGATGGAGCTTGTGGGGCGTATCCGGGAGAGCCGGCGGGTGCAGGAGCGCCTCCGGACTGTCTTCGAGAACGCCTACCGGAGCCTCCAGATGGCCAACCTCTCGCTGGGGATCGATATGGTGGAGGAGATCGCCGATGCGGTCCCCGAGGAAGAGGGGTTCGCCGTCCGGCTGCATTCCGTGATGGGCGTGGAGGTCCCCGATGTGGACGCGGTGGAGCCCGATCCCAGGCCCTGCTACTCCTTCTACGGCACCTCCGGGGCCATGGACAACGCCTACCTGCAGGCCCGGGAGATGCTGGCCCTGCTGGCCCGCCTGGCGGAGGTGGAGAACAGCGTCTACCGCCTGGCCGTCCAGATTCGAAAAACCTACCGCCGGGTGAACGCCCTGGAGAAGGTGGTGATCCCCTCGTACCGGGAGACCATCGCCACCATCGCCGATGTTCTGGAGGAGAGCGACCGGGAGGATTTTGTGCGGATGAAGATCGCCAAGAAGACGTCACCGGAGAGGGAAGAAGGGTAA